The genome window CGATCAAGTCGGCATAACGCCGGATCGGCGAGGTGAAGTGGGCATAGGCCCTGAGCGCCAGCCCGAAATGGCCCAGATTGTCGGGGCTGTAATAGGCCTGCGTCATGCTGCGCAGGGTCGAAATATTGATAAGTTCGGCATGATCAGACCCTTCGGCCTGCGCCAGCAGGCGGTTCAGATGGCTGGTCTTCAGCACCTGCCCCTTTGCCAGCGTCAGGCCGGAGGCTTGCGCCACCTCGCGCAGCGCCTCCAGCTTTTCGGGGCTGGGGGCCTCGTGCACACGGTAGAGCAGCGCCTGTTTCTTCGCCGCCAGCGTTTCAGCGGCGGCGACATTGGCCAGCACCATGAATTCTTCGATCAGCCGATGGGCGTCGAGGCGTTCCTTGAATGCGACCGAGGTGACGGTGCCGTCGTCATCCAACTCGATCCGCCGTTCCGGCAGGTCCAGTTCCAGCGGTTGCCGTTTGACGCGGGCCTTCAAGGTGGTGCGCCAGGCGGCGAACAATGGTGTGATCACATCTTTCATCAGCGGCGCAACCTTGTCGCCCGGTTTGCCGTCGACCCCGTCCTGAACCTCTTGATAGTTCAGGGCAGCGGGAGAACGCATGAGGCCGCGCACAAAACGATGCGCGATCTTGTTGCCGCCGGCGTCGATCTGCATGCGCACCGCGACGCAGGCGCGCGGAACGTTTTCGTGCAGCGAACATAGATCGCCGGACAGGTGATCGTGCAACATCGGCACGACACGATCCGGGAAATAGCTGGAATTGCCGCGCTTCCACGCCTCGGCATCCAGCGCACTGCCGGGGCGGACGTAGTGGGCGACATCGGCAATGGCGACCCAGACGATGTGGCCGCCGGGGTTCTTCGGATCGTCATCGGCATGGGCGCAGACGGCATCGTCGCGATCGCGGGCGTCGATGGGGTCAATTGTGATCAGTGGGATGCCGGCCAGGTCTTCGCGGCCTTCCGGACCGGCCTCGGACATCGCTTCGGCTTCGGCCAGAACCTCAGGCGGAAATGTGTCAGGGATGCCGTGCTGGTGGATCGCGATCAGCGACACAGCGCGGGGGCCGCTGGGGTCACCCAGCCGGGCGCGGACCTTGGCCTGTTGCAACCCCATGCGGCCTTTCGGGCCGGTCGCCTCAGCCTCGACCAGTTCACCGTCCTTTGCCCCTTCGGCCGCCCCGGCGGACACGCGCCATTCGCGATCTGCGCCCTTGTCGATGGGCAGGATCCGTCCGCCATCCGACCCGGCGCGGTAGATGCCGATGATCTTCTGCGGTCCCTGCCCGATGCGTCGGATCACGCGGGCCTCGTGGCTGTGGGGTTCGCCTGCAACCTCGGTCAGGCGGGCAAGGATGCGGTCGCCCTCGCCCAGCGCTGGCGGTTCACTGCGCCCGACGATCAGGATCACCGGTTCCGGCCCGTCGCCCTGCCAGTCCATCGGGCGCGCCAGCAGGTCGCCATCGCGGTCCGGGCCGGTGACGGCAAGGACCGACACGGGCGGCAGGCGGTTCGGGTCGCGATAGGTCTTGCGGCGCTTGTCCAGGTGGCCTTCGTCCTGCAACTCGCGCAGCAGCCGCTTCAGGTCGATCTTCGCCGCCCCTTTCAGGCCGAAGGCGCGGGCGATGCTGCGCTTGTCGGTCTCGGTCGGGTTATCGGCGATCCATTGCAGGATCTCGGGCTTGGAGGGGAGCTTGGCCATAAACAGCGCCTAGCACGGGAATGCGGTGGCGTCATTCATGTTTGTCGGCAAGATCGGCGGCTGTGTCCACGTCGCGCAATGTGTCGACCCGCGCAACCGGGCCGGGCAATGTTGTCACCGTATCGGCCATGGCGTGGGGCGTTGACCAGCGCACGTGGTGAAACAGGGTCTTTGGCGGCGTGGCCGCGCGCTTCAATCCGATCAGCCAATAACCGCCGTCAGGGGCCGGGCCAATGACCGAAGCGTTATGCCCGAGTGCGGTGAAGGCACGCGCGATGTGATGCCGGGTGATGCCGGGAATATCGGCGCCTACAATCACCACCGGCCCCGGCGGCAGGGTGCGAAACAGCCGCCCCATCCGCGCGCCCAGATCACCGCCGCCTTGCGCAACACGCGGTAGATGCGCAGGCCAGATACGGCTGCTGAGGCCTTCTGTGTCGGGTGAGACGACCAGGATGGTCTGCCAGCGGCGATCCTCGACCCGGCGCAGCAGGGCGCGGGTCTGATGGCGGAACCACCAGGCCGCGCCGGTCATGCCGATGTCGCGACCCAGGCGGGTTTTGACACGCCCCGGGCGGGGTTTCTTGACCATGACGATCAGCTGCGGTGTTCGCATCAGGCGGCGAACCAATCCCGCAGGATACGCGAATAGATCGCTTTCAGTTGGTGGATATGGGCGACGGTGACGCGTTCGTCGACCTCGTGCATGGTTCTGCCGACCAGCCCGACCTCGACCACCGGGCAGTGATCCTTGACGAAGCGCGCGTCCGAGGTGCCGCCGCTGGTGGATAACACAGGCTCAACGTTGGTTTCGGCTTTGACGGCGGCGGCGACAAGGTCCGACAACGCGCCCGGCGGTGTCAGGAAGCTTTCGCCTGATATCTGGGTCGTCATTTCGATGCCGATGCCGGTTTCTTTGGCGATCTTCGCCGCCTCTGCCAGAAGCCATTCTGTCAGACTGCCCGAGGTATGGGCATCGTTGAACCGGATGTTCACAGTCGCGCGGCAACTGGCCGGGATCACGTTGTTGGCCGGATTGCCGGTATCAAAGGTGGTCACAGCCAGGGTTGAGGCATCGAAATGCTCCGTGCCTTCGTCCAGCGTGGCCGTGGCCAGCCGGTCAATCAGCTGGGCCAGTGCCGGCACCGGGTTTTTGGCGCGATGCGGATAGGCGGAATGGCCTTGCTTGCCGGTGGCCGTGAAATAGCCGGTCATCGAACCGCGCCGCCCGATCTTGATCATCTCTCCCATCTCATTCGGGCAGGTCGGCTCACCCACCAGGCAGGCGGTCATCCCTTCGTCCTGATCCGCCATCCAGTCGAGCAAGGCCACGGTGCCGTCCGTCGCGTCACCTTCTTCATCGCCGGTGATCGTCAGGATAATCGCGCCATCTGGCGGTGAGTCAGAAACAAAATCCAACGCGGCCGCGACGATGGCGGCGACCCCGGATTTCATGTCGGTGGCGCCCCTGCCCCACAATTGGCCATCGCGGATCGTGCCGCTGAACGGATCGTCAGACCAGTCTGCCGGGTCGCCAACGGGCACCACATCGATGTGACCGTTGAAGCCGATCGTTCGTGCATGACTCTTATCGCCCCAGCGTGCGAAAAGGTTGGAAATGCCATTGCGGTCCACCCGCGTGCAGGCGAAGCCGCCCGCGCTGAGCACTTGTTCCAGCAGCACCAGCGCCCCGCCTTCGTCCGGCGTGACCGAGGCGCAGCGGACAAGTTTCTGGGTCAGGTCGACGGGGTCGGTGTCTGGCATGTTATCCTCGAGGCTGTTCGCGGGTGTTCATAGTCCAGCGCCGCCAAAGATTACCAGCCCTGCGACAACCAGCGCCAGAAGCGCGACCCAGATTGCAAGGCTCCACCGGACTGAGGTGTCGTGGCTGTCGGCCAGCCAGCCGCGCGGGCGGATGCCTTTGAGGATGAAAACGACCTGTGCGGCCAGAGTGATCGCAACGACGTTGGCAATCACTGTGGCCAGGGCGCGCAGCGCCTGTACGTATTCTCCGCCGCCGACCAGCAAACCGATGGCGGCCAGGGGCGGCAGCAGTGCAGCGGCAACCATGACACCCACCAGGGCAGAGTTGTTGTTCTGTGTGACCATCAGTGCTGCCGCCGCACCGGACGCAAGCGGCAGCGCCGCGGTTGTCAGGCCCAGCGGATTATTGAACGTCACAAGGCCCGCGTCCAGACCGGGCGGCAGGACCAGCCCAAGCAGACCGCCCGCCAGCAGCGATACCGCCAGGCCCGCCGCGAAACTTTTGGCGGCAATCCACAGCAAGTTACGATTGCCAAGCGCGGTTCCGAACGCAAACGCCAGGATCGGGCCAAGCAGCGGCGCAATCACCATCGCGCCGATGACAACCGCGACCTGCCCGGTGCTGAGGCCGATGGCCGCCACCACAGTCGCCAGCGCGACCATCAGCAGATAATCCCGTGACAGGATCGCACCACGCGACACATCGACATAGATTTCTTCGCGCGCGGCCTGCGAATTCTCAGCCTCAAGCTTCGCCTGTTTCTCCTCATCCACGATTTCGGGCAGGACGACTTCGGTTGCATTCGTAACCAGTCGCCAGCCGTAAACCGCGCCCAGCGCATCGGTTACATCGTCAAGGAAGTCCTGGGTGCGCGGCGTTGCCAGAACGACGCTGAAGACGACCGATTTGTTATCACTTCCGTCCGCATCATTGCGCCACCAACTGTGGGAACCGGCGTCCCCGATGATCCCGACAATCTTATCGGCGGAACCTTCGGGGACCGACAGGTGGATCAGGCGATAGGGCATGGCCGCCTCCCCTGGGCTATTTTTCGTAGAAGGGCGTGGCCTGGGCGACGATGACCGCGTTTTCGGCCAGCGCACGGTCCATCATCGCGCGCTCATCCTCGGCGATGTCATGACCGTCGGCCAGACGTTCTTCCAGCGTTCCGTATCCGGTGACATCCAGCGGGGCCATATCAGCCTGTTTCAGGACGGCGACGGTTTCGCGCACCGCCTCGCCCTCATCCACGCCGGAGGCATAGCAGACCAGCGCCGCGCCGGTGGCCCCGTCGGGCAAGCCGTCACGGTGGTTTCGGCCCACCTCGACAAGCAGGGTGAAGACCTGCTGCGCACGCTTGGGCGCGTCCGTGTTGGGCATTTGGGATTGCGGCATCCGCGCCCGTCTCCTTTGCCAGCGGCGGCATCCGACTTGGCCGGACCGCCGTTTTGACATATCAGATCAGCAGACGTCGAACAGTAGGAAACATGAATCGACTTTGCCTTCTTGTGTTGCTGGCCGTTTGGGCGGCCCTGCCGGTTTCTGCGCAGAGCGGCAAGCTGACAATTGCCACGGTCGAACGCCCGCCATTCGCCTTCGTCGAAGACGGCGTGCTGACCGGCTTCAGCATAGACCTGATGCAGATGATCGGGCGCGAGATCGACGCCGAAATCGACTTCGTCGTCGCCGACGATTTCCCCCGGATGCTGAACTCCGTCGAAACCGGCGGGGTGGATGGGGCCATCGCCAACATCTCGATCACTGGCGCGCGCGAGGCGGTGATGGACTTTTCCCTGCCGATTTTCGGCAGCGGTTTGCAGATCATGGTGCCGGTGGACGTGGATCAACCGAGTATTTTATGGGCGTTCGCGAACCGCCAGGTCGGGCTGGCCATTCTTGCGGCATTCGGTGTTCTTCTGGTGATCGGCATGCTGATCTGGGTGTTTGAGCGCAGAAAACAGCCCTACTTCGATCACGGCGCCAAGCAGGCGATGTTCCCTGCATTCTGGTATGCGCTGAATATGGTGGCCAGTGGCGGGTTTGGCCAGAACTTGCCACGGTCGGTCCTGGGCCGTTTGTTTGCAGTGACGCTCGTCCTGTCAGGCGTTCTGATGGTTGCCATGCTGGTGGCCAGTATAACAACCGCGATGACCCTGCGCGCGCTGGAGGATCAGGTAGACAGCATCAACGACCTGGAGGGGCAGCTTGTCGCCACCACGGTCGGGTCCACGGCAAGCGAGTTCCTGACCCAGCTGGAAGTGGCCCACATCACCTTCGTGGACTTTCAGGCGTTGCTTTGGGCCTTTGAGGATGGAGAGCTGGACGCTATCTTCTTCGACGGCCCGCTGCTGGCCTATTACGTCCGCACCCAAGGACGCGGCAATGCGCGGCTGGTCGACCGCATATTCCGCCCGGAAGATTATGGCATCGCGCTGCCTCAGGGCAGCGACCTGCGCGAACAGGTCAACCTTGCGCTCCTGACGATTCAGGAGACGGGCGCATATGACGAACTCTACTTCAAATGGTTCGACCCGAACGGGTGATCAGCCGCGGATCTGGCGCGCGCCCCAGATCAGCAGACAGGCACCAAGAACGGCAATGATGAAGTTGCCGACAAAGCCGTCACCGCCGATCCCCACCAAACGCAGAAGCGCGCTGGCAACAACCGCGCCGACGATCCCCAGCACCACATTCATCACAATACCGGTGCTGGCTTTCATGATATTGCTGGCAAGCCAGCCCGCAATCCCACCGACAATGATGGCAATCAGGATATTCATGGCGCGGCCCTCCCCGACCTGAGCTGTGTGTGCGCCCAACTGAACACAGTCCGGCCCGTCACGCAAACTCTAAAGCGTTTCGACATTAACCTGAGACATATCCGGCGGCCTTAAAGTAGTTCCAGCATTCTACTGGGTCGTAGAGATCGCAGATTGCTCCGATTGCTTCGAAGACCTGGGTAAAGGACCTGGCCCCGATCCGTCGCAAATGGGCTTTCAGTTTAGAGAAGGCCTGCTCGATGGGATTCAGGTCGGGCGAGTACGGTGGCAGGTAAAGGAACCAGCAGCCGTGATTGCGTAAAGCCTGCGTCGCCTCCTTATTCCGGTGGGTTGCCAGGTTGTCGAGAATGACGACAGTGCCGGGGTTGATCTCGGGGACCAGCACTTCGCGGATGTAGGCCGCGAAGGCGGGGCCATCTATCGCTCCCTTGATGACCCAAGGTGCGATCAGCGCGCCTTGGGTCAGGCCCGCGATCAAGGTTTGGGTTCCCCAGCTTCCGAAGGGCGCATCCATCGTCAGGCGCTTACCGCGCTTGGCTCTGCCGCGTAGGCGCGTGAGGTTTGTCTTCACTGCGGTTTCGTCAATAAAGACAACGCGCTCAGGAAAGGTCGCAATGGCTGGCGAGCGGTATCTGAACCAGTCGGCCCGTTGCTGCCTTACCTTGGCGCGGCGGCGCTCGGTTGCGACCAGCGACTTTTTTTGTACGTGAAGCCGAGCCGGGACAGAAGGTTGGCGATGGAGGAGTGATGCACCCGCACACCCTCTGCATCGGCCAGCGCATTACGCAACTCAAAGAGCGTGATGTCAGGGTCTTGTGCGATCAACTCCTCAAAGAATTCCCGATGCGGAGCCAGCTTTCCCTTGCCGCGCGGCGGTCCCTGCCGGGCAGGTTCCGCATGACCCTTCATCCTCACCTGACGCGCCCACCGCGCGCCTGTGGCAGGCGACAGCTTCAACCGCAACGCCGCCGCGCGCCCGCTCAACCCTTCTTCAATGTATCTCTGAAACCGTATCCGAAGCGCAGATGGCAAAGGTGCTGACATGATCCATCCTCCCAAACAGGATGAATCACAGATCAGGTCTCAAGGGAATCCCTCGCGATTCAGGTTCAAGACGAAACGCTTTAGTCACGCAAACTCTAGTCGCGCAGCAACTCGTTGATCGAGGTTTTCGAGCGTGTTTGCGCATCCACCCGCTTGACGATCACCGCGCAGTATAGGTTCACGCCGTTTTTGGATGGCATGGAGCCTGCGACGACCACCGAGCCTGCCGGGACCTCTCCGTAAGTGACGGCGCCAGTTTCGCGATCGACGATCTTGGTGGATTTGCCGATGAATACGCCCATACCAAGGACCGAGCCTTCGCGCACGATGCAGCCTTCAACCACTTCGGAACGCGCGCCGATGAAGCAATCATCTTCGATGATCGTCGGCCCGGCCTGCATGGGTTCCAGCACGCCGCCAATGCCGACACCGCCGGACAGGTGGACGTTCTTGCCGATCTGCGCGCAGCTTCCGACCGTGGCCCAGGTGTCGACCATGGTGCCGCTGTCGACATAAGCGCCGATATTGACGAAGGACGGCATCAGCACCACGCCCGGCGCGATAAAGGCGGATCTGCGCACGATGCAGTTCGGAACGGCGCGGAAACCCGCATCGCGCCACTGGTTGTCGCCCCAGCCGAGGAATTTGTTATCGACCTTGTCCCACCAGCCCGCACCCTGCGGGCCGCCGTCCTGAGGTTCCATATCCTTGATGCGGAATCCCAGCAGCACGGCCTTTTTGGCCCATTGATTGACGTGCCAGTTGCCGTCCGGGCGTGGCTCAGCGACGCGCAGCTTGCCGCTGTCCAGCGCGTTCAGCGTTTCTTCGATTGCGTCGCGTTGCTCACCGGTTGAGGCGGGGCTGATCGCCTCGCGGTCTTCCCAGGCGGCTTCGATGGCGGTTTCCAGGGCGGCATTGGACATTGGGGTCTCCGGGAAATGTGTCTGGTTCACTTGGTTCCGGCGCTATATGCGGTCAGGAACAGTGACGCAACGCATAGGCGGTTTTAGTATGAAAGACGACAGGTATCACCCATTTCGGGACAGCCACGAAGACATCGAAACCTCGCACGGGGTGCCGGACACGCCGCAGACGCGCGCGCCTGCCTATAAGCTGGCATTCTCGGACCAGGATTTCCTGTGCCGCGAGGAATTGCGCCCGGTGCGGTTGCAGCTGGAACTGCTGAAGCCCGAGATGCTGATGGAAGAATACGGCATCGAAAGCACGGTGGTGATGTTTGGCGGCGCGCGCATCCCGTCGCCTGAAAACAAAGGCGCGGCGCGGACCGAGACATTGGCCAATCTGTCGCAGTTTTACGCCGAGGCGCGCAAGTTCGCCAAGCTGATGACCGAAGGCAGCCCGCCAACGCAGGATGTGATCGTCACCGGCGGCGGGCCGGGCGTGATGGAGGCGGGCAACCTGGGTGCGGCGGATGCGGATGGGGTGTCCATCGGGTTGAACATCGTGCTGCCGCATGAACAGGCGCCAAATGAGTATGTCACGCCGGACCTGTGTTTCAACTTCCACTATTTCGCGATCCGCAAGATGCATTTCCTGATGCGCGCGCGCGCGATCTGCGTGTTTCCGGGCGGGTTCGGGACTTTGGACGAAACGTTCGAGGCGCTGACCCTGATCCAGACCGGACGCATGCGCCGCGTGCCGTTCCTGCTGTTTGGAGAGGATTTTTGGCGCAGCATTATCAACTGGGAGGCGCTGGCGGATGCCGGAACGATTTCCGAGGATGATCTGGAGCTGTTCCGCTTTGTCGAAACGGCAGAGGAAGCGGTGGCATTGATCCAGAACTGGCATCAGCCCGAGACGAAGCGCGGAGAGATTCCGGGGCGGTGATCGTGTGACAATCAAGCGGGGCCGGCGGATATTAAATCCGCCGGTTCGTTGCCGCGGGCGGTGTCTGGGGGGCCTGCCCCCCAGACACCCCGGAGTATTTTTGGCGAAAAGACGGATAGGTTGTTCAGGCGTCTGGCACCACTTCAGGCAGCCTTTGTGCCGGAGGAGTATTGCGACTGCGCCCGGACGTAACCTTGCCGTCGATCACGGTCATCCCGACACCGGGCAGGTTGCCTTGCTGGATACTCTCCAGGATGTCCTTGCCGGGCGCGTGCTGCGCTTGATCCATCAGGACGAAATCGGCGGCGAGGCCAACCTCCAACCGTCCGGTGTCCAACTTGCGCCGCCGCCCGGTGTTGCCGGTGGCGAAACATATTGCCTGCTCGGCGGGGGCGCCGCCCATGGATGAGAGCAATGCAACCATCCGCAGGATACCCAGCGGCTGTACGCCCGACCCTGCAGGGCCGTCTGTGCCGAGGATCACCTGATCCAGCTTGCCCAACTCTCGCGCGGTGTTCAGCGTCAGGATTGCGGCGCGTTCGTTGCCGTTGTGCACGATTTCCAGCGCCGCCTTGCAGTTTTCGCACAAGCAAATGATCTGATCGTCAGGCAGAGCGGAATGACCGCCATTGATGTGGCCGACCACGTCGGTCCCAGTTTCCAGCACCATATCGGCATCGATCAGTCCCGATCCGGGGATTGACGGCCCGCCGGTGTGGATCGTGCTTTGCATCCCGTACTTGCGCGCCCAGCCGACCATTTGATTGGCGGTCTTACCGTCTTTGACGGTGCCCAGGCCAACTTCTCCAATCAGGCTGACGCCGGCGTCGGCCATCTGGCGGAAGTGCTCTTCTTCCAAGCCCTGCTGCAACAAGGGCGCGCCGCCGTGAACCTTCATGCCCGATGGGCGCAGGTTTTCGTACCAGCGGTGTGCGGCGATCGCCATGGCGACGGTGCCCACCGGGTCGTTCGGGCGGCCGGGCATGTGAACCTCTCCGGCGGAGATCATCGTAATGACGCCGC of Paracoccaceae bacterium contains these proteins:
- the rnr gene encoding ribonuclease R, with the translated sequence MAKLPSKPEILQWIADNPTETDKRSIARAFGLKGAAKIDLKRLLRELQDEGHLDKRRKTYRDPNRLPPVSVLAVTGPDRDGDLLARPMDWQGDGPEPVILIVGRSEPPALGEGDRILARLTEVAGEPHSHEARVIRRIGQGPQKIIGIYRAGSDGGRILPIDKGADREWRVSAGAAEGAKDGELVEAEATGPKGRMGLQQAKVRARLGDPSGPRAVSLIAIHQHGIPDTFPPEVLAEAEAMSEAGPEGREDLAGIPLITIDPIDARDRDDAVCAHADDDPKNPGGHIVWVAIADVAHYVRPGSALDAEAWKRGNSSYFPDRVVPMLHDHLSGDLCSLHENVPRACVAVRMQIDAGGNKIAHRFVRGLMRSPAALNYQEVQDGVDGKPGDKVAPLMKDVITPLFAAWRTTLKARVKRQPLELDLPERRIELDDDGTVTSVAFKERLDAHRLIEEFMVLANVAAAETLAAKKQALLYRVHEAPSPEKLEALREVAQASGLTLAKGQVLKTSHLNRLLAQAEGSDHAELINISTLRSMTQAYYSPDNLGHFGLALRAYAHFTSPIRRYADLIVHRALIAAHGWADDGLAEAETQRLPETAIQISMTERRSMEAERDTTDRYLAAFLSERVGAELTGRVAGIARFGVFVKLDETGADGLIPIRTLGREYFRHDADAQTLTGSDSGLVITLGQRVLTRLAEAVPVTGGLMLELLEIDGKAMPKPQSRPGRPGKSGKSKRKIRRNRR
- a CDS encoding DUF2064 domain-containing protein, which translates into the protein MMRTPQLIVMVKKPRPGRVKTRLGRDIGMTGAAWWFRHQTRALLRRVEDRRWQTILVVSPDTEGLSSRIWPAHLPRVAQGGGDLGARMGRLFRTLPPGPVVIVGADIPGITRHHIARAFTALGHNASVIGPAPDGGYWLIGLKRAATPPKTLFHHVRWSTPHAMADTVTTLPGPVARVDTLRDVDTAADLADKHE
- the dapE gene encoding succinyl-diaminopimelate desuccinylase; this translates as MPDTDPVDLTQKLVRCASVTPDEGGALVLLEQVLSAGGFACTRVDRNGISNLFARWGDKSHARTIGFNGHIDVVPVGDPADWSDDPFSGTIRDGQLWGRGATDMKSGVAAIVAAALDFVSDSPPDGAIILTITGDEEGDATDGTVALLDWMADQDEGMTACLVGEPTCPNEMGEMIKIGRRGSMTGYFTATGKQGHSAYPHRAKNPVPALAQLIDRLATATLDEGTEHFDASTLAVTTFDTGNPANNVIPASCRATVNIRFNDAHTSGSLTEWLLAEAAKIAKETGIGIEMTTQISGESFLTPPGALSDLVAAAVKAETNVEPVLSTSGGTSDARFVKDHCPVVEVGLVGRTMHEVDERVTVAHIHQLKAIYSRILRDWFAA
- a CDS encoding TIGR00341 family protein, which gives rise to MPYRLIHLSVPEGSADKIVGIIGDAGSHSWWRNDADGSDNKSVVFSVVLATPRTQDFLDDVTDALGAVYGWRLVTNATEVVLPEIVDEEKQAKLEAENSQAAREEIYVDVSRGAILSRDYLLMVALATVVAAIGLSTGQVAVVIGAMVIAPLLGPILAFAFGTALGNRNLLWIAAKSFAAGLAVSLLAGGLLGLVLPPGLDAGLVTFNNPLGLTTAALPLASGAAAALMVTQNNNSALVGVMVAAALLPPLAAIGLLVGGGEYVQALRALATVIANVVAITLAAQVVFILKGIRPRGWLADSHDTSVRWSLAIWVALLALVVAGLVIFGGAGL
- a CDS encoding transporter substrate-binding domain-containing protein, with product MNRLCLLVLLAVWAALPVSAQSGKLTIATVERPPFAFVEDGVLTGFSIDLMQMIGREIDAEIDFVVADDFPRMLNSVETGGVDGAIANISITGAREAVMDFSLPIFGSGLQIMVPVDVDQPSILWAFANRQVGLAILAAFGVLLVIGMLIWVFERRKQPYFDHGAKQAMFPAFWYALNMVASGGFGQNLPRSVLGRLFAVTLVLSGVLMVAMLVASITTAMTLRALEDQVDSINDLEGQLVATTVGSTASEFLTQLEVAHITFVDFQALLWAFEDGELDAIFFDGPLLAYYVRTQGRGNARLVDRIFRPEDYGIALPQGSDLREQVNLALLTIQETGAYDELYFKWFDPNG
- a CDS encoding GlsB/YeaQ/YmgE family stress response membrane protein, which produces MNILIAIIVGGIAGWLASNIMKASTGIVMNVVLGIVGAVVASALLRLVGIGGDGFVGNFIIAVLGACLLIWGARQIRG
- the dapD gene encoding 2,3,4,5-tetrahydropyridine-2,6-dicarboxylate N-succinyltransferase, with amino-acid sequence MSNAALETAIEAAWEDREAISPASTGEQRDAIEETLNALDSGKLRVAEPRPDGNWHVNQWAKKAVLLGFRIKDMEPQDGGPQGAGWWDKVDNKFLGWGDNQWRDAGFRAVPNCIVRRSAFIAPGVVLMPSFVNIGAYVDSGTMVDTWATVGSCAQIGKNVHLSGGVGIGGVLEPMQAGPTIIEDDCFIGARSEVVEGCIVREGSVLGMGVFIGKSTKIVDRETGAVTYGEVPAGSVVVAGSMPSKNGVNLYCAVIVKRVDAQTRSKTSINELLRD
- a CDS encoding lysine decarboxylase, translated to MKDDRYHPFRDSHEDIETSHGVPDTPQTRAPAYKLAFSDQDFLCREELRPVRLQLELLKPEMLMEEYGIESTVVMFGGARIPSPENKGAARTETLANLSQFYAEARKFAKLMTEGSPPTQDVIVTGGGPGVMEAGNLGAADADGVSIGLNIVLPHEQAPNEYVTPDLCFNFHYFAIRKMHFLMRARAICVFPGGFGTLDETFEALTLIQTGRMRRVPFLLFGEDFWRSIINWEALADAGTISEDDLELFRFVETAEEAVALIQNWHQPETKRGEIPGR
- a CDS encoding amidohydrolase family protein, coding for MDKLVIRNIGLMLSGLIENPIFEADCIIAEGGKIAAIGREKDLDTEGATTEVDANGVTLAPGLIDSHVHPVVGDYTPRQQQLHWIDSTLHGGVITMISAGEVHMPGRPNDPVGTVAMAIAAHRWYENLRPSGMKVHGGAPLLQQGLEEEHFRQMADAGVSLIGEVGLGTVKDGKTANQMVGWARKYGMQSTIHTGGPSIPGSGLIDADMVLETGTDVVGHINGGHSALPDDQIICLCENCKAALEIVHNGNERAAILTLNTARELGKLDQVILGTDGPAGSGVQPLGILRMVALLSSMGGAPAEQAICFATGNTGRRRKLDTGRLEVGLAADFVLMDQAQHAPGKDILESIQQGNLPGVGMTVIDGKVTSGRSRNTPPAQRLPEVVPDA